A part of Streptomyces sp. NBC_01497 genomic DNA contains:
- a CDS encoding MarR family winged helix-turn-helix transcriptional regulator: MATSRTDPLTLEVVQLIGSVVARYYEEYEHAAAEHSLTGAQARLLGLLSLEPMAMRKIAQKLKCEPSNVTGIVDRLEARGLVERRPDPADRRVKLAAATATGLTTAALLRDSLDFAREPLAELSDAERRALRDMLQRMLGSGNGPDGG, encoded by the coding sequence ATGGCCACCTCCAGAACCGACCCGCTCACCCTCGAAGTCGTCCAGCTCATCGGCTCCGTCGTGGCCCGCTACTACGAGGAGTACGAGCACGCCGCCGCGGAGCACTCGCTCACCGGCGCACAGGCCCGGCTGCTGGGACTGCTGTCCCTCGAACCCATGGCCATGCGCAAAATCGCGCAGAAGCTGAAATGCGAACCCTCCAACGTGACCGGCATCGTCGACCGACTGGAGGCGCGCGGCCTGGTCGAGCGCAGGCCGGACCCGGCCGACCGCAGGGTCAAACTCGCCGCGGCCACCGCGACCGGGCTCACCACGGCCGCCCTGCTGCGGGACTCGCTCGACTTCGCGCGCGAGCCACTGGCCGAACTGTCGGACGCCGAGCGCCGGGCACTGCGCGACATGCTCCAGCGGATGCTCGGATCCGGGAACGGCCCCGACGGCGGCTGA
- a CDS encoding NADP-dependent oxidoreductase: MMTALPTSSRAWHLIARPEGWPSPGDVALREIPVGEPGQGRILVRNLYFSVDPYMRGRMNEVKSYVPPYELDKPMDGSAIGEVIASAADGFAVGDHVMHGLGWREYAEFPASRAVKVDASKAPLPAYLGVLGVTGLTAYAGLLRTASFKEGDAVFVSGAAGAVGSIVGQIAKIKGASRVIGSAGSDEKVKHLLDEYGFDAAFNYKSGPVKEQLKAAAPDGIDVYFDNVGAEHLEAAISRMNNFGRITLCGMIAQYNSTEPPAAPRNLAQVLTKRLRMEGMIVMDHMDLRAEFVKDVAGWLADGRLQYQETTVEGIENGFDAFLGVMRGANTGKMIVSLG, translated from the coding sequence ATCATGACCGCACTTCCCACGTCCAGCCGTGCCTGGCATCTGATCGCCCGCCCCGAGGGCTGGCCGTCGCCGGGTGACGTCGCCCTGCGCGAGATCCCGGTCGGTGAGCCGGGGCAGGGCCGGATCCTGGTCCGCAACCTGTACTTCTCGGTCGACCCGTACATGCGCGGCAGGATGAACGAGGTGAAGTCGTACGTGCCGCCCTACGAGCTGGACAAGCCGATGGACGGGAGCGCGATCGGCGAGGTCATCGCCTCCGCGGCGGACGGGTTCGCCGTCGGCGACCACGTCATGCACGGCCTCGGCTGGCGGGAGTACGCGGAGTTCCCCGCGAGCCGCGCGGTCAAGGTGGACGCCTCCAAGGCGCCGCTCCCCGCCTACCTCGGTGTGCTCGGCGTCACGGGCCTGACGGCCTACGCGGGCCTGCTGCGGACCGCCTCCTTCAAGGAAGGGGACGCGGTCTTCGTCTCCGGCGCGGCCGGCGCGGTCGGCAGCATCGTCGGGCAGATCGCGAAGATCAAGGGCGCCTCGCGGGTGATCGGTTCGGCGGGCTCCGACGAGAAGGTCAAGCACCTGCTGGACGAGTACGGCTTCGACGCGGCCTTCAACTACAAGAGCGGACCCGTCAAGGAACAGCTCAAGGCCGCCGCGCCGGACGGCATCGACGTGTACTTCGACAACGTCGGCGCCGAGCACCTCGAAGCGGCGATCTCGCGCATGAACAACTTCGGCAGGATCACGCTGTGCGGCATGATCGCGCAGTACAACTCCACCGAGCCGCCCGCCGCACCGCGCAACCTCGCCCAGGTACTGACCAAGCGGCTGCGCATGGAGGGCATGATCGTGATGGATCACATGGACCTGCGTGCCGAGTTCGTCAAGGACGTCGCGGGCTGGCTCGCCGACGGCCGTCTCCAGTACCAGGAGACGACGGTGGAGGGAATCGAGAACGGCTTCGACGCGTTCCTCGGTGTGATGCGAGGCGCGAACACCGGCAAGATGATCGTTTCCCTCGGCTGA
- a CDS encoding organic hydroperoxide resistance protein has product MSVEQIEPLYTAVATAENGRDGRVASDDGQLDVVVNPPKSMGGNGAGTNPEQLFAAGYSACFQGAMGVVARQEKLDIKGSTVTAKVSIGKLASGGFGLAVELVASVPALDDVATKDLLEKAHQVCPYSNATRGNIEVTLSAA; this is encoded by the coding sequence ATGTCGGTAGAGCAGATAGAGCCCCTGTACACGGCCGTCGCGACGGCGGAGAACGGCAGGGACGGCCGGGTCGCCTCGGACGACGGTCAGCTGGATGTCGTGGTCAACCCCCCGAAGAGCATGGGCGGCAACGGCGCGGGGACGAACCCCGAGCAGCTGTTCGCGGCCGGTTACAGCGCCTGTTTCCAGGGCGCGATGGGCGTGGTCGCCCGCCAGGAGAAGCTGGACATCAAGGGTTCGACGGTGACCGCGAAGGTCTCCATCGGCAAGCTCGCGAGCGGCGGCTTCGGCCTCGCGGTCGAGCTCGTCGCGTCGGTGCCGGCGCTCGACGACGTCGCCACGAAGGACCTGCTGGAGAAGGCGCACCAGGTGTGCCCGTACTCCAACGCGACGCGCGGCAACATCGAGGTGACGCTGTCCGCGGCCTGA
- a CDS encoding EI24 domain-containing protein → MGDLGAGFRFLVKGQRWVGEHGRWFGFGLLPGAVSLLVYAGALVALAWGGGDAVSWATPFADDWASPWQGLFRDGMTVLLFALGLFLAVITFTAVTLLIGQPFYEALSEAVERAESGDGVVPESGLPWWREILVSVKNSLYVLVRVVIWGVVLFALGFVPVLGQTVVPVIGFCVSGFYLTQELTAVAMERRRVGAREQLAWLKGRRLMALGFGVPLTLAFLVPVVAIFLMPGAVAGATLMARAREEESAAGPSGIAGPGAPAAGAAVPPPAGAARPVPAPAPPSGRPDGT, encoded by the coding sequence ATGGGTGATCTCGGGGCGGGTTTCCGCTTTCTGGTGAAGGGCCAGCGCTGGGTCGGGGAGCACGGCCGGTGGTTCGGGTTCGGCCTGCTGCCCGGTGCGGTGAGCCTGCTGGTGTACGCGGGGGCGCTCGTCGCCCTCGCCTGGGGCGGGGGCGACGCGGTGTCGTGGGCGACACCGTTCGCCGACGACTGGGCGTCGCCGTGGCAGGGGCTGTTCCGGGACGGGATGACGGTCCTGCTGTTCGCGCTCGGCCTCTTCCTCGCCGTCATCACCTTCACCGCTGTGACCCTCCTGATCGGCCAGCCCTTCTACGAGGCGCTGTCGGAGGCGGTCGAGCGGGCGGAGTCCGGCGACGGCGTGGTCCCCGAGTCGGGCCTGCCCTGGTGGCGCGAGATCCTCGTGTCCGTCAAGAACAGCCTGTACGTGCTGGTGCGGGTGGTGATCTGGGGTGTGGTGCTGTTCGCCCTCGGCTTCGTCCCGGTACTGGGCCAGACCGTGGTACCGGTCATCGGCTTCTGCGTCTCGGGGTTCTACCTGACCCAGGAACTCACGGCGGTCGCCATGGAACGCCGACGTGTGGGCGCGCGCGAGCAGTTGGCGTGGCTCAAGGGCCGCCGCCTGATGGCGCTGGGTTTCGGTGTGCCGCTCACGCTGGCGTTCCTCGTACCCGTGGTGGCGATCTTCCTGATGCCGGGCGCGGTCGCGGGCGCGACGCTGATGGCCCGGGCCCGGGAGGAGGAATCCGCCGCCGGCCCTTCAGGAATTGCCGGCCCCGGTGCCCCCGCGGCCGGAGCGGCGGTGCCGCCCCCGGCGGGTGCCGCCCGTCCCGTCCCGGCACCCGCGCCGCCGTCCGGGCGCCCGGACGGCACGTAA